The Litorilinea aerophila region GGTGGGCCCCGGCCATGGCCCGCCGGAAACTTTCCTGCATCTGGGTTGGGCTGAGCATCCAGGTATCCAGGTTGCGACAGGGCCGGCCTGCGGCCAGGCTGTGGTAGGTGGGGTCGATGTAGTCCGGGCCGCACTTGAAGGGCTGCACCTGGATTCCCCGGCGAGCCAGGGCCGCGATCAGGCCCAGGGTGATGGTGGTCTTGCCCACGCCCGAGGATTGACCTGCGATGACCAGGCGCGGCGGCCAGCCATCGCCACGGGTCTGGTCGAACGGATGCAACGGATGCACCGACATATCCGGTTTCCCTCTTTCCAGTCCTGGGGATGGATCCCCAGGCTCCGTGTCAGCCAACCTGCTTCAGCAGGTTGGCACGCGCCGGCCGAACCGGCTTCCAGCCGATTTGGTCTCCGCCGGGCGCAGATTTCAATCTGTGCCCGGGTTCGGCGTAAACCGGCCGGGCGGTGGATAGGATACCCGCGAGGCCCTGTTCGCGCCGAATCTGGCAGGGGGGCGTTCGATTTTCGCCCGCCGCTGTTTTCGCAACCGGGGGCCCCCATGCTAGACTGGGGCCATGGCACTGCGGCTCCAGACACTCATCCGGCAGTCACACTGGAAGCAGCTCCTGCTGGGTAGCTACGCGACCCTGCTGGGCCTGGTCTTTCCTTTCATCTGCTGGGGAAGCTGGGCCGAACCGGGCCATCCCCACAGCGGCCCCCACTTCGTCTTCGCCTCGCCCCCAGGCTTGCACGATCACGGGCATCCACACGAGATCGATGACCCTGCCGATGGGGATCCGGCGCGGCCGGCCGGACAGGCCCGGCCCAGCACCCTGCTCCTGCAACTGCTGCCTTTCCTGGTTGCCGCGGCCAGCGTTTTGCCGGCGCCCTATGCCCGCCAGCGGTGTCGCCACTGGCAGCCCCTGGCTGGTCCCCAATTTGTGCCGGCTGTTCCTCTACCTCCACCCCGCATGGGCGACATCGCTGTTCCCGTTCGCTGAAGGGGGGCGTCCCGGCTGCCCCGGGGTGGCCGGTCGGACGCCAGCTTGATTTTGCAACTTTCATAGGGGTAGGAGGAAAATCTATGCATCCTGTTATGAACTTGTGGCATTGGAACCTATGGCAGAAAACTTCTGGGCTGCGGGGGGAAAGCCGGCCGGGAACGGCAAGGGCCGGGCTCGTGTTGATGTTGCTGGCCACCTGGCTGCTGGGCGCCTGTGCGCCGCTACCTGCACCCGCGGGTGAAGGCGGGCATCAGGACGCCTTGCAGCTGCACGTCATCCCGCCGGCGGCCGGCATGGACGGCACCGGGCTGACCGTCTACGTGGCTGACGCCGCGGGGATGCCCGTCACCGACGCCACGGTGCAGGTGGAAGGCGACATGAACCATGCGGGGATGGTACCGGTGATCGGGGAGCCGGTGGCAGACGAGGCCGATGGCGCCGCCGACGGCTTCTACCACATCCCCTTCCAGTTCACCATGATGGGCGACTGGATCCTGACCGTCGTTGTGGAGCGGGCCGACGGCACCCGCCTGGAGCGGCAACTGAACCTCCAGGTGAACGACGCCGGCGTCTCCGGGGACGTGGTAGCCGCGGGTCAGATGGCGGTGATGAACGCCTGGGCCCGGCCGGTGTTGGTGGCCGACGGCAACACCGCGATCTACCTGACCCTTCTCAACGGCACCGGGGTGGCGGATCGCCTGGTGGCGGTCTCCAGCCCCCTGGCCGTGGCCGAGCTCCATGAATCCATCCACGAGGGGGACGTCATGCGGATGGAGCCCCGGCCCGAGGGTTTTGACATCCCCGCCGAGGGCGGGCTGGTGTTGCAGCCCGGCGGCAAACACATTATGCTGCTGAACGTGCCCGAGCCGCTGGAGGCCGGAGACACGGTGGAGATCACCCTGGAGTTCGCCACTGCGCCCGCTCAGACCCTGGAGGTGCCTGTGCGGGACATGGCGGACGGTTCAGATGGGATGGCGCACTAGCTTGTCGGGGCGGGCCGCCGTGCCCGCCCCATGGAGGCCACCGCGGTAGGCGGCCCCAGCGGGACCGTTGCCCCGTGTTCAAAGTTGGCATCCGCCCGTGCGGGATGGAAACCGTCCCGACGAGGTTCAAAAGGGGTTTGACCGTTTCCAAGATCTATTGCATACTGGCAGCGATTTCTAGCGCCTTTTTTCGTACTACTTCGCACCAGAGGAGTCTGAGCTTATGAAAACCCATCGACTGTTGTTTGCCCTGGCCCTGCTGCTGGGGCTGGCCCTGGCTGCCTGTGCCCCCGTCCAGAGCCCGGGCGCCACGGCTGACGAGCCCGTGCCGTGCAGCGAAGCCCAGATCACGCAACAGGAGAACGGCCTGCCCGATCTCAACGGCTGTGAGCTGCGCATCGCCGTGGAGAACGCCTACCAGCCCTTCAACTACATCGATCCGGAGACTGGCGAGGCCGTCGGCTACGATTACGACATCTTCAACGAAATCTGCAGCCGCATCAACTGCACGCCCAACTTCATCGAGACCAGTTGGGAAGCCATGGTGGCCATCATGGGCGGTGAGGGCAGTTTCGACACCTTCGACGTGGGGGCCGACGGCATCACCATCACCGAGGAGCGGGCCCAGCACGTGGACTTCTCCATCCCCTACATCACCTCCCAGCAGGTGTTGCTGGTCCGCATCGATGAGGATCGCTTCACCGAGCCTGAGGAATTCGCCGCGGATCCGTCCTTGATCATCGGCACCCAGTTGGGCACCACCAACTACGAGGCGGCCAAAAATCTGGTGGGCGAGGATCGCATCCGGGCCTATGACCAGTTCGGCACCGCGGTCCAGGCCCTCATCAACGGCGACGTGGACGCGGTGATGATCGACAACGTGGCCGGCCTGGGCTACGTGGGCGTCAACGCCGACAAGCTCAAGATCACCGGTAAGGCGGTGGAGAGCGAAGAGCTGGGCTTCATCTTCAGCAAGGGCAGCCCCCTGGTGGAGCCCATCAACCAGGCTTTGGAATCGATGAAGGAAGATGGCACCCTGGACACCCTGTTCCAGAAGTGGTTCCAGACGGAAGAGTAACTCCCTGGAGGGCAGTGTTTCATCTGGACATGACCGGACAAGCGACCCTAAAGGTGCTGGTTGACCTTTAGGGTCGCTTTTTCCACCCGATCCTTTTCCATCTGGGGTGGCTGTGAACGCCGGGGATTCAAAAAGGGGCAACAGGCACGGTTTTTCAAACAGCGTGAAGGGAATAGACGATGGAAGCTGAATCAAGGGTGTCGACGCCGACTGCTGGCCGGTCTCGCCTGCTGGGTTCGCTGGATCGGATGGCCGAATGGCCCTGGTGGCTGCTGGTGGCCATTTTCCTGGGGCTGTACATTGTTTTTCTGATCCTGACCGATCAGCAGACCCAGAAGACCTTCTGGTTTATCATCGGCCAGACGCCGGAAGGGCTCCTGAACGGTCAGATTCTGTTCAAGGGCATCACCATCACCCTGACCGTGACCCTGGTGGCCTATTCCCTGTCCCTGGCCATCGGCCTGACCCTGGGCCTGATGCGCACCTCCACCAACCCCATCCTCTACAATGTGGCCTCGTTCTACGTAGAGCTGGTGCGGGGCGTGCCCATGTTGGTGCTGTTGCTCTACGTGGCCTTCGCGCTCACGCCGCTGGCGGTCAGCGCCCTCAACCTGCTGGGCATTCCCATCACCACCCGGGACATTCCCAACGAGATGCGGGCCATCATCGCCCTGGGGCTGGGCTATGGCGCCTTTTCCGCCGAGATCTTCCGGGCCGGCATTCAGTCCATCGAAAAGGGCCAATACGAGGCGGCCCGGGCCCTGGGCATGAATTACTACCAGACCATGCGCTACATTGTGCTGCCCCAGGCCATCCGGCGCATCCTGCCGGCTTTGGGCAACGATTTTGTCTCCATGGTCAAGGATTCCTCCCTGGTGGCCATCCTGGGCGTCCAGGACATCACCCAGTTGACCCGCCTCTACTACAGCGGCAATTTCCTCTACATGCAGTCGCTGACCATGCTGGCCTTCATTTACCTGAGCCTGGTGGTCTTTTTGAATCGCCTGGTGCGTTGGATGGAACACCGCCTCCACCGGGGATACGCCCGCTAGACGAGTCGTCCAGCCTCTCCAGCCACACGTAGGCCCGCACCAGCTCCGCTCCCCACAGGAAGATGGACGCGGTGTAGTTGACCCACAGCAGGAAGACCACCAGCGAGCCCGCAGCGCCGTAGTAGGAGGCCAGGGTGTTGCGGGCCAGGTAGAGGTGGACCCCATATTCGCCCACCGTGAAAAGCAGCGCCGTCACCACCGCGCCACCCCAGACCTGGCGCCAGCTCAGCCGGATGCGGGGCAGGAAGCGGTAGATCAGCGCGAACAGGGCCATCATGGTGATGGGCAGGACGGCAAACTGGAGAATGGCCTGAATCCAGGTGAGGAGCGGCACCCAGCCGGGCAGATAGCGCACCGCCACCGCCACCAGCCCCTCCAGGCCCAGGGTGATGGGCAGGATCAGCCCCATACCCAGCACCATCAGCAACGACGACAGGAACGAGATCAGCCGCTGGCGTAGCCCCTGCCGGAAGCTTTCCTGCTGGGCCTGGGGCACTTCCCAGATGATATCCATGGCGGTCTGGAGCTGGCGAAAGACCGCCGACGCGCCCAACAAGAGCAAGAGCAGCCCGGTCCCCGTGGCCAGAGGCGCGCCTCCCCTGGCGTGCATCTGGCGGAGGATACCCTGGACCAGGGAAGCGCCTTCGGGGCCCAACAGGGGCCCCAGCCGGCTGACCAACTGCCCTTCCGCCCCGGCCGTCCCCAGGAGCAGGCTGCCGAGGGCCAGGGCCACCAGCACCAGGGGCGCCAGGGAAAGGACCGTCTGATAGGCCAGGGCCGCGGCCAGGATGCCGCCATGGTGGCGGCGCCAGCCGTCCAGGGCTTCCCGGAAGGCGGCCGCGGCGCTGGCCAGAATCGGTCGGCGTGGCATGGCTGAGGTGCTGTCAACCCGCCGGTCTACGGGATGCGCTGGTGGGCCACACAGAGGCGCCGCACCGCTTCCTCGTCCACCTGAATCCCCAGGCCCGGCCCGTCCGGCACTGGCACAAAACCGTCCTGCTGCTGGATGGGCTCCCGGCAGACAGTCTCCCGGATGATGCTGGGGGTGCGGTCGAACTCCATGACTGGCTCCTGCTGGTAGGGAAGGGGCTGGCGTGCCGTGGGGCAGGGTGGCACGGTGGCCATGACGTGGAGGGTGGCGGCGATCATCACCGGCGAGCCCCACACATGCGCGTTGACCTGGACGCCGAAGGCGTTGGCCATCAGGGC contains the following coding sequences:
- a CDS encoding copper chaperone PCu(A)C — its product is MLLATWLLGACAPLPAPAGEGGHQDALQLHVIPPAAGMDGTGLTVYVADAAGMPVTDATVQVEGDMNHAGMVPVIGEPVADEADGAADGFYHIPFQFTMMGDWILTVVVERADGTRLERQLNLQVNDAGVSGDVVAAGQMAVMNAWARPVLVADGNTAIYLTLLNGTGVADRLVAVSSPLAVAELHESIHEGDVMRMEPRPEGFDIPAEGGLVLQPGGKHIMLLNVPEPLEAGDTVEITLEFATAPAQTLEVPVRDMADGSDGMAH
- a CDS encoding substrate-binding periplasmic protein, with translation MKTHRLLFALALLLGLALAACAPVQSPGATADEPVPCSEAQITQQENGLPDLNGCELRIAVENAYQPFNYIDPETGEAVGYDYDIFNEICSRINCTPNFIETSWEAMVAIMGGEGSFDTFDVGADGITITEERAQHVDFSIPYITSQQVLLVRIDEDRFTEPEEFAADPSLIIGTQLGTTNYEAAKNLVGEDRIRAYDQFGTAVQALINGDVDAVMIDNVAGLGYVGVNADKLKITGKAVESEELGFIFSKGSPLVEPINQALESMKEDGTLDTLFQKWFQTEE
- a CDS encoding amino acid ABC transporter permease; this encodes MSTPTAGRSRLLGSLDRMAEWPWWLLVAIFLGLYIVFLILTDQQTQKTFWFIIGQTPEGLLNGQILFKGITITLTVTLVAYSLSLAIGLTLGLMRTSTNPILYNVASFYVELVRGVPMLVLLLYVAFALTPLAVSALNLLGIPITTRDIPNEMRAIIALGLGYGAFSAEIFRAGIQSIEKGQYEAARALGMNYYQTMRYIVLPQAIRRILPALGNDFVSMVKDSSLVAILGVQDITQLTRLYYSGNFLYMQSLTMLAFIYLSLVVFLNRLVRWMEHRLHRGYAR
- a CDS encoding YihY/virulence factor BrkB family protein; the encoded protein is MPRRPILASAAAAFREALDGWRRHHGGILAAALAYQTVLSLAPLVLVALALGSLLLGTAGAEGQLVSRLGPLLGPEGASLVQGILRQMHARGGAPLATGTGLLLLLLGASAVFRQLQTAMDIIWEVPQAQQESFRQGLRQRLISFLSSLLMVLGMGLILPITLGLEGLVAVAVRYLPGWVPLLTWIQAILQFAVLPITMMALFALIYRFLPRIRLSWRQVWGGAVVTALLFTVGEYGVHLYLARNTLASYYGAAGSLVVFLLWVNYTASIFLWGAELVRAYVWLERLDDSSSGRIPGGGGVPSNAPGDSKRPPGSGK